TAAAAGAAGGGCGGTCTTATTTGACCATCGGCATAGGCTGCACCGGAGGCAAGCATCGAGCTCCTGCTATAGCTGAAAAAATAAAAAAAATGATAAGCCAACATTCGGTGGATATTAGTGTTATCCACAGGGAAATTTAAAAGAACAATCTTTTGAAAATATTTCATAAAATGATCTGTTAGTTGATTTATAATAAAAACATGGCACTGCTTGATATTAAGAAATATCCTGAGAATGTATTGAAGGCAAAAACTTTGCCTGTAACTGATATTAATGTTGATATACAACATCTTGTTAATGATATGTTGGAGACAATGTATGATGCAGGCGGAATCGGACTCGCGGCTAATCAGGTCGGCATCCTTAAAAGGCTTTGTGTCATTGATTTAAGGGCTGCAAACGAGCAAACTCCGCTCATCGTCTTGATAAACCCTGAAATTATAGAAAAAACTGGGATAGCTGAGGCTGAAGAAGGATGCTTGAGTGTCCCTGATTACAGAGCAAAAGTGAGAAGGGCTGAACAGATATTTGTTAAAGGAATGGATATAACAGGCAGGCTTGTTGAGATAGAAGCAAAAGATCTTCTTGCCCGAGTTCTTCAGCATGAAATTGATCATCTTGACGGTTTCCTTTTTATTGACAGGCTGACGCCTATTAAAAAAGATTTTTTCAAAAAGCAGCACAAAAAAAAGAGCGTTAAAAACAGATAATGCGCATAGTTTTTTTCGGCACTCCGTTATTTGCAGTTTCATCATTAAATAAACTAATTGAAGCAGGAGAAGACGTAATTGCAGTAGTAACACAGGCAGACAAGAAAAAAGGCAGAGGGAAGATTCTCTCTGAATCTCCTATAAAAGAAACTGCTTTAAAAAAAGGTATTCGTGTTTTACAGCCATTGGGAATGAAAGATGAGAATTTTTTTGACAAACTTCAAATTTTAAAGCCAGAACTTATAGTAGTTGTTGCCTATGGAAAGATACTGCCAGAAAAAATTCTTAATCTGCCTTGCATGGGATGTGTCAATGTTCATGCCTCGATTCTTCCAAAATACCGCGGAGCAGCTCCAATTCAATGGACCATTATTAATGGTGAAAAAACAACTGGAGTTACTACAATGCTTATTGATAAAGGTTTGGACACAGGAGACATTCTGCTTCAAAAAGAACTTGCGATAACCCGTGATGATACAACAGAAAGTTTGAGCATTAAGCTGTCTGAGCTTGGAGCATCGCTTCTACTGGAAACCATAGATAAATTGAAAAACGGTTCAATAAGACCATTAAAACAGCCAGATGAGGCAACTTATGCTCCTATTATAAAAAAAGAAGATGGTTTGATTATCTGGTCAAGAAAATCTGAGGAATTGTATAATTTTATCCGCGGAATGCATCCTTGGCCTGGAGCATATTGCTATTTAAGAAATGAGAGAATTAAACTTATAAAAGTAGAATCAATTGAAGGCTCTGGAACTCCTGGAAGAATTGAGAAGATAGGTAAGAATAATTTAATTGTGGGAACAGGCAGCGGACTGATTTCAATAGTCGAACTTCAACCAGAAGGGAAGGGCATGATGCCAGCAGGGGCTTTTATTCAAGGCAGAGATATTAAAGAAGGAATGTATTTTGATGAAAAATAAATTAACAAGAGGATTTGTACTCAGGATTATGTATCCTCTTTTTATGATTGCAGGATCTTTTAAAAAAGATAAAAAAGAAGATATTCAGCGATTTATAATAAATCTTAATAACAAGCTTGTTAAATCAGAAGGCAAAAAAACCAAAAAGCTATTGCTGCTCCTTCCTCATTGCCTCCAGATAAATGATTGTGACATCAGGCTGACGCACAACATACACAACTGCAAAAAATGCGGGAGATGTGAGATAAAGGAACTTATACAGATAGCAGATAAATATAAGCTTGAACTTTTTATTGCTTCCGGCGGAAGACTCGCAAGAAGAATCGTAAAAGATATATCGCCTGAGGCAATAGTTGCGGTTGCATGTGAGGCAGACCTCAGCGAAGGAATTGTCGATATGTATCCCATGCCTGTGCTTGGGATCCCTAATGAACGGCCTTTCGGACCTTGTTTTAATACACAGGTAAACCTCGAAAGAGTCAAAGAGGCAATAAAATTTTTTGCACATAATTCAAATTCAGTTTGAATGGAGAAGATATCATTAAACAATTCAAATTTGATTTAAAACTTGACTGCAGCGGACTTTGGTCACCACTGCCTGTTATAAAGGTTAAGAAGACGCTCGATCATATGAGCAAAGGTGAAATACTTAAGATAACAGCAACGGACACCAATGCAGAAAATGATATGCTTGGATATCTGAACAGTTCAGGCCATGAATTTATCGGCAAGGAAGAGGCTGAGGGAGAATATTTTTATTATATAAAAAAAGCTGTTTAACTTTTATCGGCCTGCCGTTTTTTTTGTTGAAATAGTCTGTTCAAAAACATTAGTATCAAGTGTTTTTTAATGGAAGACTAAATGCATTATGTAAAACTCCAATATCCTGTTCATACAATTGAAGGCAAAATGCTGCTTCAATCAGGCATTGAGCTTACAGAAAAAGTACTCAATGATCTTATCAGGTCTAATAACAGATCGAGCTGCAGACAATATACATTGTTTGAATATGGAAATCTTAAAAAAGATTTAACAGAGTTTCTTGAACAGCCTCCATACAATTTGATTTTTTCTAATAAGGGGAGAATAGAAAGTTTTTTCAAAACAATGTCAGAAGTGAAAATTTTATTGCCGCTTCTTCAAGCTTTTGACTATTTCAGGCACTACGACTTTTATACATACAGACATATTCTTATTGTATTCGCAATGACTTCTCTTATTGCGCAGGATATTATCCCAAAATATAAGTCTTTTGTTTCTAAAATTGTTTCAAGTACAAATCATGACATTGGAAAGATATGTCTGCCTCTTAACGTGCTTCAAAAAACAAATCCATTGACAAGAACTGAGCGCGGGTTGTTAGAACACCATTCGGCGGCTGGATACGTATTGCTCAATTACTATTTGAAAGATGCTCATAGTTTTTATGGGATGGTTGCAAGGGATCATCATGAGCGCAAAGACGGCTCTGGATATCCGAGAGGCATAAAACTAAGAGATGAAATAGTGGAGATCATAACTGTTTGTGACATATATGACGCGCTTGTATCTCCCAGACCATACAGACCAATATCTTATGATAATAGAACTGCTATCGAAGAGCTTACAGCTATGGCTGAAAGAAAAGAAATAGGATTAAAAGCTGTTAGAGTTTTGGTATCACATAATCGCAAGGATAGTCCAAGTTATAGTCAGGTTAACATCTCATTGGAAAAAAGAGGCACGCCTCCGCCAGGGAATCTATATGGAATAATCAAGGACTGAAAAAGGCATTAATCTTCTTTTTTTAGCTTCCTATAAAGATCTTCTCCAACACATTCCTTGGCATGTTTACACCATTGAATGCATGACCCAATGTCATTGTATACGGTAAATCCACAGTTGCTGCATTGAACTTCTATATCAGTAGAAAAAACCTCGACCTCACTGTTGCAGTCAGGGCATTTTTTTATTTTGATTGTAGGAGTTCTTAAATTGCCTGCTCCAGGACATTGTTCTTTTTTCATAGCCTCCCCTTTAAGACTACTTGCTTTAGTATGCGATTTTTAACTAAACACAAATATGATTTCAATCATAATTATTGACTACATTTCAACTTTTGTAAGAACTCCGTGAAGTTTTTTTGCTGGAAATTCATAAAACTGTATGAAGGTAGAGGTGTTTCTCTTGATGAAATAAAATATTTTCCATATAATGTTTCTTGTGCTTATGTCTTCAACTCCATAAAAAACAGTGCGCTCTTCTATCCCTGCTTCCCTGAGAATCTCTTCAATATCTACTAATTCCATATATCCCATTTGTATTTCAAATACGCGCAGCCCCTTGCTAATATCTTCTTTAAAAAAACCTACTACTCCAAAAGGATCATCTCTTTTAATTATTGAGATGAAGATATTGTCCTCATACAGCACCCCGTGATAAAACATTGTCTGTGTAATATAAAAGGGGATTTCTTTTGTGTCTTTTATCAAAAAAAGCGCTGTTCCTCTTATTAATGTAGTTGTATCGTAAACTCTGTTAAATTTGTGCACGAATTCATCAATAGACATAAAATCCATCATCTTGTATAGCATTTTCTGCCCTTGTGTATAGAGGATTATCATTATAAAAGGGATTGCTGCAATTATCAGTGACCAATAGCCTCCATGAGGTATCTTGTAAAAATTTGAAATCAAATACGATATATCAATACATGTTACAAAAAGGCTTATGAATGTTAAAAAAGGTTTTTTCTTAAGATAGAATATCCATGCCATAATGATACCTGTCAGAGTCATTGTTCCTGTAACTGCCAGCCCGTAAGCAGCAGCAAGTCTGCTCGATTCCTTGAACTCGAGCATTATAAAAAGCACTGAAACAAGAAGAAACCAGTTGATTGATGCAAGGTATATCTGTGATTTTCTCTCAACAGAGGTGTATTGAACCTTGAACATTGGCATTATTCTTGTCGTAATTCCCTGATAAACTATCGAGAACATTCCGCTTATCATTGCCTGCGATGCTATAACAGTTGCAATTATGCTCAGGAAAACAAAGGGTATATACAAAAGTTTTGCATGATACATTATCATTCCGAATAAAATTGTTTTTGCATCTGGGTTTGCTATAAGAAATGCCCCCTGCCCAAGATAGTTAAACACTAGTGCAATAAAAACTCCTCCCCATGCCTGTCTTATGGGTTTGCCGCCCAAGTGTCCCATGTCTGCGTACAATGCTTCTCCGCCTGTTGCACAGAGAATTATTTCTCCAAGAGCAATAAATCCAATAAAGCCATTATCAACTAAGAATTTTATTCCCCAATATGGATTCAATGCATTTACGATAACAGGTGTCTGAACAATAGAAAATAAACCGATCCCTGCTATAACTACGAACCATACAAGCATAATTGGTCCGAATGCACCTGCAACTTTTTCAGTGCCTTTTTTTTGAAAGGCAAAGAGCAAAATCGCTATTATTGCGGCAATCATTACTGTAACATTCTTGGAAATATTTTCTAATCCTGGGATTAGCAAAGAACCTTCAACAGCGCTGAGTATGCTTATTGCTGGAGTGATTACTCCGTCGCCAATCAAGAGAGAAACCCCGATTATTGTGAGAAAAAATACAAAAATAGTCTTCCTTTTTGAGCTGAAAAGCGAGGATAGTATTTCTTTTAAGACTATAGTACCGCCTTCACCTCTTCTGCTAAGGCTCATTGCAAGCCATGCATACTGAACAGTGACAAGCGTTACAAGAGTCCATATTATTAAAGATGTGACTCCGAGGATGTTATTGACAGTATGCTGAAGCTCAAGGGATAAAAAAACTACTGTCATGGTGTATATAGGGCTTGTGCCAATATCGCCAAACACAAGGCCAAGAGCCTTGATTATGCCTGTTGATGTTTTTTGTTTTTCTAGCATACAAATTTTATGATATCTTCAAAACGCTGTATTTTATACATTATGATGGTTAGGGTAAAGAGAAAAACTTGTCAGAACCCGTATTCTTTCCATTTTTTGTCAACCAATCTTTTTATGTCATCACTCATGGAGATTTCTTCAGGCCAGTCGCGCATCATCCCTTCTTCGCGTGTTTTTCTTGTTGCATCAAGTCCCATCTTTGCCCCATATCTTGGCCAATTTGAAGCATGGTCAAGGGCGTCAAGCGGTCCGTCAGTTACTATTACATCACGCTTCCAGTCAACATTATTAAGCACTCTCCATGCTGTATAAGAAAGATTCTGCACATCCACATCATCATCAACAACTATAAGTAATTTTGAGAACATCATCTGTCCTTTTCCCCAGAGGCCGTTGATTATTTTTTTTGCATGTCCCGGATAGCTCTTTTTTATCGAAATAAGCGCGAAATTATGGAATACGCCTTCCATTGGAAGATTAATGTCTTTTATCTCAGGGAAGTCTAATCTTAAAAGAGGGAGAAAAATCCTCTCGGTTGCTTTTCCCATGTAGCAGTCTTCCATTGGAGGTTTTCCAACAAGTGTTGCAGGATATATCATGTCTTTTCTGTGAGTTATACATGTGACATGAAAAACAGGATAGGGCTCTGCAGGAGAATAAAAACCAGTATGGTCGCCGAATGGTCCTTCCATTCTTGTCTCGCCAGGTTCAAGATATCCTTCGATAACCATCTCAGAGTTTGCAGGCACTTCTATATCGCTTGTTATGCATTTAACCATTTCAACAGGTGCATTTCTCAAAAATCCTGCAAAAAGCATCTCATCGATCGATTCAGGCAAAGGAGCGCTTGAAGAATATATAACAGCAGGGTCGCTTCCAACTGCTATTGCTGCAGGCATTCTCATGCCAAGTGTTTTGTATTTCTCATAATGCCGTGCTCCGTCTTTATGTATATGCCAGTGCATACCTGTTGTTGTTTTATCGTAAATATGTATTCTATACATTCCACAGTTCTGTCTTCCTGTTTCAGGGTCTTTTGTGAAAACCATAGGAAATGTTATAAATCTTCCTTCATCTTCGGGCCGGCCATCATGAGGCCAACATTTTATTATTGGAAATTTGGAAAGATTAGGATTGTTTTTTTCTATAATTTCATGGCATGGAGAGTTTTTTACATATTTAGGAAGATATTTGGAAAACTCAACCAGTTTTGGCAATAATGCAAGTTTTTCTGTCAAAGTTTTTGGCGGCGCCTGATTAAGTATTTTTTCAATACGTTTTCCAATATCATCAAGATTCTTAACTTCTAAAGAAAGACATATCCTTTCAAATGAACCAAATAGATTTGTAGTTAAAGGAAAAGCTGAACCTTTTACTTTTTCAAAAAATAAAGCCTTTCCTCCATCTTTACTTTTTGACATTCTGTCAGTAATCTCAGCTATCTCGAGTATTGGGTCGACTTCAGTTCTTATCCTATGAAGCAGTTGTTTTTGCTCTAATATTTTAATAAATTCTCTTAGGTCTTTGTATGCCATAAAACCTCTCAAGTATAATACCACATAGTATAAATCAGTCATGACAAGAAAATTAAACTAATTTCTTCTTGACAATGCCCTATCTGCTTAATATAATTAAGAAAAACATCATTTCAAGGCGTAGCTTTTTTGGGGGTATGTATGACAAAGGCTGATCTTGCAGATGCAATCTTTCAGAAAGTAGGTCTCTCCAAAAAAGAAGCACAGGATATAATAGAGATTATTTTTGATTCTCTGAAACAAACATTCAAAGAAGGCGAGTCTGTAAAGATCTCTGGTTTCGGCACTTTCATAGTAAGAAAAAAGGCTTCAAGAAGAGGAAGGAATCCCAAGACAGGCGAGGATATAGAAATAACTCCGCGAAAGGTTATTACTTTCAGGATCAGCAATAAGCTTAAATTAATTATCGAACAGTAAAAATGTATAAATCTACAGCAAGAATAATCAACGCAGAAAAGCCCTATCCTGACAAACTTTTCTATAAAATTGGAGAAGTCAGCAGAATTGCAGAGGTCGAGCCTTATGTACTCAGATACTGGGAAACTGAGTTCTCTTTTTTAAAACCAAGGAAAAATAAATCAGGGCAGAGAGTTTATGTTAAAAAAGATCTTGAGCTTATCCTTCAGATAAAAAAACTGCTATATCAGGAAAGATATACTATTGAAGGAGTAAGAAAACAGTTTGAAGAAATAGGACACAGCAAACAGATATTAGAGTCAAAGGCTGCTGATAGCATCCCCGCCAGCAGGGTTGTAGATCATGTCAAAAAAAGACTCAGAGATATTTTGAGTCAGATAAAGTAATCGGGAATCGGGGCGTAGCGCAGCCTGGCAGCGCACTCGCTTGGGGTGCGAGTGGTCGGCAGTTCAAATCTGCTCGCCCCGACCATAAAATCATCAAATGAAATCGTCAACTATTCTGTTCGTTTACAAAATTCTGATAACTGAATTAATATACAAAGAGGTTACTACATGACAAAGACTAAAATAGAACTTAAAGATATTCCCAATCAGAAGGCTTTGCTTAGAAGAATCAGCGTATTTTCAGTTTTTATTATTGTAATTTATATACTTTTACTTTTGTCGGGTCAGTTCTGCTGCGATAATTCTGCTGGTTATGTAACTATTGTTTTGTTTCTTCTTTTAGCTATGGCAGTCATTCTTACAGGGTGCGAGTTATTTGCAAACGGGATAGAACATGTAGGCAGAAAGCTTGAGTTATCTCACGCAACATCTGGAAGTATACTTGCAGCAGTAGGCACAGCGCTTCCTGAAACTCTTCTTCCTGCGCTTGCTCTGATCTTTGGACAGAAGGGTCATGCTGAATCAATAGCAGTCGGCGCAATACTTGGAGCTCCCTTTATGCTCTGCACATTGGCTTTTTTCATGGTTGGCACTGTTTCTTTGATACTATGGTTTTTGAAAAAAAGAAAGCATCCTGTTGTACATACCAATATTTCTTCTTTGAAAACAGAGCTCATATTTTTTATTGCTGTGATGACCGGTGTTCTGATGATTTCTCTGTTAAATAGCAGCCTGATAAATCACATTGGAGCAATATCATTGCTGATGGTTTACGCTTTTTTTGTAAAAGTGTCATTCAGTCATTCTGCAGAAGAAGGCGAGGAATATTCTGAACACTTCCATTTCAGTTTCATCATGGCTTGCCCTGCCAGCAGGATATGGATAACAATTCAGACCCTTATTGGGTTAGGACTTATTGTTGTTGGTGCGCACATTTTTGTTAATTATCTTACTGTATTGTCCATAAAATCAGGTATTTCATCACTTGTTCTTTCGCTTTTACTTGCGCCTGTTGCAACAGAGCTTCCTGAAAAATTCAATTCAATAACATGGACTATAAAAAGAAAAGATACACTTGCAATCTCGAATATTACAGGGGCAATGGTCTTTCAGTCGACAATCCCAGTTTCCATCGGATTAATGTTTACAGAATGGAAACTGGGCAGCACTGAATTGCTGAACATTATTTTATCTCTTACTGTAGCAGCAGCGATTCTCCTTGTTGTTAACACCATGAAAAGACTGCCTTCGTGGGTATTGATGTGCTGCGGCTTGATATATCTAATGTATATTATCAGGGTTTTTTTCCTGAACTAAAATTCAATTCCCTTCCGAGCTTTAACTCCATTTGAAAAAGGATGTTTTGTTATCTTCATTTCTGTAACATAGTCTGCATTCCTAATAAGTCTTTTGGTTGCTCCTCTTCCAGTAAGAACAAGTTCAAGACTGGATGGTTT
The nucleotide sequence above comes from Nitrospiraceae bacterium. Encoded proteins:
- the def gene encoding peptide deformylase, producing the protein MALLDIKKYPENVLKAKTLPVTDINVDIQHLVNDMLETMYDAGGIGLAANQVGILKRLCVIDLRAANEQTPLIVLINPEIIEKTGIAEAEEGCLSVPDYRAKVRRAEQIFVKGMDITGRLVEIEAKDLLARVLQHEIDHLDGFLFIDRLTPIKKDFFKKQHKKKSVKNR
- the fmt gene encoding methionyl-tRNA formyltransferase; translation: MRIVFFGTPLFAVSSLNKLIEAGEDVIAVVTQADKKKGRGKILSESPIKETALKKGIRVLQPLGMKDENFFDKLQILKPELIVVVAYGKILPEKILNLPCMGCVNVHASILPKYRGAAPIQWTIINGEKTTGVTTMLIDKGLDTGDILLQKELAITRDDTTESLSIKLSELGASLLLETIDKLKNGSIRPLKQPDEATYAPIIKKEDGLIIWSRKSEELYNFIRGMHPWPGAYCYLRNERIKLIKVESIEGSGTPGRIEKIGKNNLIVGTGSGLISIVELQPEGKGMMPAGAFIQGRDIKEGMYFDEK
- a CDS encoding DUF116 domain-containing protein, with the protein product MKNKLTRGFVLRIMYPLFMIAGSFKKDKKEDIQRFIINLNNKLVKSEGKKTKKLLLLLPHCLQINDCDIRLTHNIHNCKKCGRCEIKELIQIADKYKLELFIASGGRLARRIVKDISPEAIVAVACEADLSEGIVDMYPMPVLGIPNERPFGPCFNTQVNLERVKEAIKFFAHNSNSV
- a CDS encoding sulfurtransferase TusA family protein; translated protein: MNGEDIIKQFKFDLKLDCSGLWSPLPVIKVKKTLDHMSKGEILKITATDTNAENDMLGYLNSSGHEFIGKEEAEGEYFYYIKKAV
- a CDS encoding KUP/HAK/KT family potassium transporter, with the translated sequence MLEKQKTSTGIIKALGLVFGDIGTSPIYTMTVVFLSLELQHTVNNILGVTSLIIWTLVTLVTVQYAWLAMSLSRRGEGGTIVLKEILSSLFSSKRKTIFVFFLTIIGVSLLIGDGVITPAISILSAVEGSLLIPGLENISKNVTVMIAAIIAILLFAFQKKGTEKVAGAFGPIMLVWFVVIAGIGLFSIVQTPVIVNALNPYWGIKFLVDNGFIGFIALGEIILCATGGEALYADMGHLGGKPIRQAWGGVFIALVFNYLGQGAFLIANPDAKTILFGMIMYHAKLLYIPFVFLSIIATVIASQAMISGMFSIVYQGITTRIMPMFKVQYTSVERKSQIYLASINWFLLVSVLFIMLEFKESSRLAAAYGLAVTGTMTLTGIIMAWIFYLKKKPFLTFISLFVTCIDISYLISNFYKIPHGGYWSLIIAAIPFIMIILYTQGQKMLYKMMDFMSIDEFVHKFNRVYDTTTLIRGTALFLIKDTKEIPFYITQTMFYHGVLYEDNIFISIIKRDDPFGVVGFFKEDISKGLRVFEIQMGYMELVDIEEILREAGIEERTVFYGVEDISTRNIIWKIFYFIKRNTSTFIQFYEFPAKKLHGVLTKVEM
- a CDS encoding menaquinone biosynthesis decarboxylase, which produces MAYKDLREFIKILEQKQLLHRIRTEVDPILEIAEITDRMSKSKDGGKALFFEKVKGSAFPLTTNLFGSFERICLSLEVKNLDDIGKRIEKILNQAPPKTLTEKLALLPKLVEFSKYLPKYVKNSPCHEIIEKNNPNLSKFPIIKCWPHDGRPEDEGRFITFPMVFTKDPETGRQNCGMYRIHIYDKTTTGMHWHIHKDGARHYEKYKTLGMRMPAAIAVGSDPAVIYSSSAPLPESIDEMLFAGFLRNAPVEMVKCITSDIEVPANSEMVIEGYLEPGETRMEGPFGDHTGFYSPAEPYPVFHVTCITHRKDMIYPATLVGKPPMEDCYMGKATERIFLPLLRLDFPEIKDINLPMEGVFHNFALISIKKSYPGHAKKIINGLWGKGQMMFSKLLIVVDDDVDVQNLSYTAWRVLNNVDWKRDVIVTDGPLDALDHASNWPRYGAKMGLDATRKTREEGMMRDWPEEISMSDDIKRLVDKKWKEYGF
- a CDS encoding integration host factor subunit alpha is translated as MTKADLADAIFQKVGLSKKEAQDIIEIIFDSLKQTFKEGESVKISGFGTFIVRKKASRRGRNPKTGEDIEITPRKVITFRISNKLKLIIEQ
- a CDS encoding MerR family transcriptional regulator, with amino-acid sequence MYKSTARIINAEKPYPDKLFYKIGEVSRIAEVEPYVLRYWETEFSFLKPRKNKSGQRVYVKKDLELILQIKKLLYQERYTIEGVRKQFEEIGHSKQILESKAADSIPASRVVDHVKKRLRDILSQIK